The Pungitius pungitius chromosome 15, fPunPun2.1, whole genome shotgun sequence nucleotide sequence TTTAATAGTGATTGATTAATAACTGTTTGAACTTCTCTACCAgagaatttaaaacatttattagaAGAATATTACTTTTCTCAAATCTGTTTGCTTGTTTAGTCAACTGTTGGAACATTACAGTAACTTTATGtgactgtttttctttgctgcCCCTTTTTGTCTGTTAACTGGTGAGTGAACATGTAACATTTGCTCTTTTTAATGTATGTGTAGagtgaataaatcacaacataGCTGTTCAGTTTATTGCTGACATTTGAATAGTTATGGTTTGCCTTCAATAGCGTTTACAGGTTTGTAATTTGGACAAAtgcgtgtgttggtgtgtgtttgtgtttcacatcTGTAATGTTGTTGTATACATGTGATTGTATGTGTCATGTAACCTTTAAACATGAAGGGGTGTTAAACTGGTGTTGCTTGGCTTTCCTATAAGCTCCTTAAGCTACAGCGGTGCAGtaaagtacttttttttacataattaagGGACTTAGCAGTGTGATATTATTATATTCGGTTATAGGCCAAAATGATGTATCATCCTTTAGCCTAATACAACTACAACTTAAACAACACACTTCTTTTGGCAGCTTAAAAAGGGGCCGCCGGTACCTCCACCACCAAAAGCCACACCTACCAAGGAGGTGGCAGAGGAGCAGATCATCAACCTATTTGGAGGTGATTTTTTACCAGCACCTTCCCTATCACAGGTCTGTGGATTCTTCTTCTACTTTAACATTTCTAAGAACAAACCGATGCAGTGAATATTTATCTCTcttgtggtgttgttgttgttcacagcCTAATGAAAGACCAGGAGAATCTCTTCTCGACATGGACTTCGATGCTTTTCAGCCAGATGAAAGTGTTTCTCCAATACCGCAGGTTGTCTTTGACTGACAGACGATAAACATTCACTTCTTCCTGGCAACAGCTTGAACCCGAGTGTAGTCAAGAAAACTTGATTTTGTCTGATTGGACAAAGCGATGCCAGAACCCCGAGTTTCCCCAACAAAGTTCATTCCCATCCATCCCAGTTGAtattaatctgtttttttaaatgtggtttATAATGAGTAACATGAACCACCTTCCTCTTTCAGACAGCTGTGCCTTGGGACATGTGGGCTGTAAGTCAAGTCTTCTacctttttatttatagttgTTAAAAAATAGGATTTTCAACCTTCTTCTacctcttttttaaaaaatttttaGGCAAATGCGCAAACAGCTGAATCGGTAAGTACACACATTACTTTACGATAGACCTGTCCATTAGAAGTGTAGTTTcagagcggtggggggggggggctaaactTTTAACACCTCCTGCCTTTTCCAAGCAGGCTGCAGACACCAACTTCGTCGCCGACTGGTCTGCTGACTTCGGTTCTTTGCCGGCAAATGAAGACACTCCTCCGGCAGTGGATGCCCCCGCTGTAGGGCTGGAGGGGGCACGGGGGGAGGTACAGGGGGGGACCCAGGACTTGCCCCAGACAGACGGCTGGCAGCCAGGTGCAGACACGGCCACCCCTCCCCGGGACAGAGAGGTAGCCACAGCCGCTGAAGATGAGGTTAGCAGCTGGAACCCTCAAACTGACCCCGACCTTCATCCATCTGCAGTTGGAGTTGGTGAAGTTGAGGCAGGGCAGTCAGACTCAGTGGGAAATGCATGGCAGGAAGATCGCAGGAAGTCCACCCCAGGGTTAATAGTTACCAATGAGTATGGCAAACGGATTGAGGACAATACAGAGGACAGGTGGTCCAGGTCTCCAGAATGGTCTGGATCCGAGTACGAGACGGCTGAGGAGTGGGGAGACGGAGGTCAAGGCGGAGATTGGGCGAGTGCAGATGCCGAACTTTCACGTGTAGATCCCCCCCCGGTGAATGTGTCAGAGGGATATGATGGCGTGCCAGCAGATTGGTCTCAAGCAGTGAAACAAGCTTCCCCCGGGAGcaatgcaacaaaaataaactgttcaGAAGAAGAGTTGCCGGGAAAAATAACTGATCTCAAATCAGCGTGCACAGATCCTTCAGCGGAAACACATGGAGGAGGTGCGTTTGATTCAGTTGAATCACAGGGGGGCGGAGCGTTCGATTCAGATCCTTTTGCTGAAACACAGGGAGGAGGTGTGTTCGATTCCCATCCCTCACTTGAATTACGAGGAGGAGGTGCTTTTCAATCAGATCCTTTCGGTGAAAAACAGGGAGGTACGCTTGATTTCGATTATTTTGCTGAAACAGAGGGAGGAAGTGCATTCAATTCAGATCCTTTTTCTAAAACACAGGGAGGAGGTGCGTTTGATCCAGATCCTTTTGGTGAAAGACAGGGAGGAGGTGCGTTTGATCCAGATCCTTTTGGTGAAAGACAGGGAGGAGGTGCGTTTGATTCAGTTCCCTCACTTGAATCACAAGGAGGAGGTGCGTTTGATTCACAGGTGTTTGCAGAAACACGGGGAGGAGGTGCATTCGATTCAGATCGTTTCGGtgaaggacagagaggaggtgcGTTTGATTCAGTTCCCTTACCTGAATCACAAGGAGGAGGTGCGTTTGATTCACAGGTGTTTGCTGAAACACGGGGAGGAGGTGCGTTTGATTCAGTTCCCTTACCTGAAACTCACAGAGCAGGTTGGTTTGATTCAGATCCTTTAGCTGAAACACAGGGGGGAGGTGCGTTTGATTCACAGGTGTTTGCAGAAACACAGGGGGGAGGTGCGTTTGATTCACAGGTGTTTGCAGAAACACGGGGAGGAAGTGCATTTGATTCAGATCCTTTAGCTGAAACACAGGGGGGAGGTGCGTTTGATTTAGACGATTTTGCTGAAACACGGGGAGGGTTTGATTCGGATCCTTTTGCTCAGACGCAGTTTGGAGACAAGGGGGCTGGTTTTGAATTTGATCCTTTCGCTGAGGCCGCAGGAGAAAGTGGGGTTGTGCCCTCTTGGGTTGGAAGAAGCGGGTGGGATGCGGACCCTTTTGCCGACGCTTTCCCGGCAGCTTCTTCAGGAACGAAGTGTCCCGCCTCCAACGCCATGTCCTGGCAGGAGGCCGGTGGCTTCAGTGGCTTCGACTCTCAACCAatctctgcttctgctgctgtctCTGGAACAGCTGTGGGAATAAAAGATGTAATCGTTACCAGAATTCCCAAAGAACCAGAAAATTCAGACATGTCCGAAGACGAGACGGCAAACCGGAGATTTGGGAAATTGTACCAAGAGCTAGATACAGAAAAGGAAGAGGTACTTGACTTCCTCCCGTCTTCTCTGTGGTAGATTAGCACAGGTTAGAATAGACCAATCGGAAACCCCCTTTTCCCGTCTTCTACCTTCCCGCAGTACGAGCACCACAGTGGTATTTGTCCTGAAACCTGGATCCCAGCTTGAGCTCCTCCCACTTCTCCACCTGCCTGCTGTTTGCTTTGTTTGCTCGTTCATGCTTTCATTTGCACATGGAGTCCATCCTTAACACATCTCTGTCTCACATTGGGCTTGTTTTTATCCTGGAACCTTCAAACACTAATTGTGTCTTTGCAATTCAATTTAGGTGATCAATACATTTACCGGATTCCCACAGGTAACCTTTTCAAACTAAACTTGAATTTAAATGTATCGTCTATTGTCTGTGTTAAATTAGTTGTAGTTTTTCCAAAATgcatcaaaacatttaaatgagcaGTTTGCATTCAGCTGTTATCATTAGTCGCACATCGTTAATGGGGGCgtcctttatttttattgtaagTTTTGCTTTTAACAACACAGAATTCCTTTTTCTTAATGGAAAATAATCCTGTATTTCCAGGTTGTGACTCTTAATTTTGACTGttattgccttttctctttttttcaccccGAAGGAGACCACTGGTCAATCGTTCTTTGCTGATTTTGATGAGATGGTGAGTTTAAATTTTAAGTTTGAGTTTATAGTTTAATTGTTTAAGCTGTAGTTCTCTGGAAAAACATATTCAGTACTGTACAGACCAAATATGTGCAATACATTATCAGATAGAAAAAGAGTGTGTCAAAGAGACACAATTCTCCTTTTTGttataaaaataaacacttttgtATACTTTTAATTTGATTACAAAATGAAACTGGTCAAAATAAGCcataaaaagaaaatctttcatacaattaaaaaaatatgatgtcTTCTTTATGGTTGGAACCCTGCATCTGTTTAAGAttatttttaatgacttttgCATGTATTTGCGGATTTGCAAATTGAAAGATTTGTGTATGTTCCTCAACTTTTATGGAcattgaaatgaggtctgaaatGAATGGTCCATTTTCACATTCTAAACCTTACATTAAGTTTCTTGTTAAATAGCTGCAGCAAGAATTTAAGGGTTGACCCAAATATTTCTTTCTAAAAGAATGAAGGTCCTGCAGACTCAAAAGGTCCTCCAGAAGCTTTAGTTAGAGAAGCTGCTGATGAACAAGACAAGGCTCCATCTGCCCTCGAGGGTGAGAagtcttcatctcctcctgctggtgagggtccttcatctcctcctgctggtgagggtccttcatctcctcctgctggtgagggtccttcatctcctcctgctggtgagggtccttcatctcctcccgCTGGTGAGggtccttcatctcctcccgCTGGTGAGggtccttcatctcctcccgCTGGTGAGggtccttcatctcctcctgctggtgAAAAGTCTTCATCTCCTCCCGCTGGTGagcatcctccagctccctcttcCGGCGAGGAGCTTCCTAcaagagaggaggtggaggaactTGGAGGGCCCTCTGTTGGTGAGGAGGATCCTCCAGAAGGTTCTAGCAACAAAAGCAAGCCTGATGTGAGTCGGTGCAAAAGATAAATAACAACTCACCATTATTATCATTCCTTTCTATTCGATTTGAACAATGTGCAGAACTGGGTATTGTGGGAACTCTTTATATTGCAGGTTTTTGTCGGATTGTTTGCCCCAAATAAGCATGTATGTGAATACATTTAAACTAATATGCAGCTCTAACTCCATACGTTACTGTTCCTGTTTAACAGGTTGCTCCTGACAACAATGCTAAAACATTACCTGTTGAAGCAATTCCATCGGTAACTATAATTATCCTTTATTACGACGAGTTATCAAAGCATCAAAAGCATTCAagttaattattgttttgtttgaaaatgttaacCCTTACATGACCAGACATAGAGTTTTTAATTACTATTTGACTctacaacatgttgttcattgaATTTTCGATTCTGATCAGTAACATTCATGTATATGTAGTTTAGGTGTAGCACATTTAGTTGTGCTTTATTCTTGTTATTAGAAACCCAAAAACAAGTTTATTGTTGTCTTTTCCAGGAACAAATGCCGATACCATCCGTGGTCATCGAGCCTGCCTCCAGCAACGAAGGAGACGATGACCGGGATGCTGACATCATCTCTCCCACAGCCATCGGCGACAATGGTGTCACCCCTGAGAACCAGAAGGTCAAACACATGAGTCCGTCTGGTGGAGTGTCAGGACTCCCGGATGATTTCCTTTACAAGGTGGGGCTGAAAAATGTGCACAAACTATTTCAACACAAATAGTGTACGTGGTCTTCCTGTGCTCAGCaaagggtgtgtggggggggggatgttttttCTATTTGCAGGTGGAGACGATGCATGACTTTGAGGCAGCAAATTCGGATGAGCTGGAACTGAGAAGAGGTGACGTGGTGTTGGTGGTTCCCACTGCCTCGGCGGAGGATCAGGTAACGAATGGTTGCGaggtctttttttgggggggggggggcggtagttGGAGGAGTCTGCGGTCATGCAGGGCGGAAGTGAATGTAGTCTCTGTTGCTGCAGGATGCCGGCTGGCTCACAGGAATCAGAGAAAGTGAGTGGTCGGCGCTCGGCTCCGGCGCTCACCGAGGACTCTTCCCGGACAACTTCACACAGCGGTTGGAGTGAAAAGTCTCGTTCGACCCGTCCGCGCCCCGAGCACCTCGAGCCGCCTTGAAGCCGGATCCCAGAAACACCTTCTGACCCGCCGCTGGACACGATGCTTATTCACTCTGCAACATGCAGAGTCCGAGTTCACAGAAAGTAAAACTAATCCCCATAATTACCATGCATGATGTGATAGTCTGGCCTTCCTGGAATTGAGTTTTAATTTTTGATTTTGTGGAAAGAATAAAGTGTGACGCAGTGGGATTGCTGCAATCTACAGAAAGCTAAAATAGATACTGAACCTTTTTTTGCACCAAGTGTGTTGTATGTATGTTATTCTGCTATTCGAGAATAAGTAGTGCTGTGTTCTATTTAAATGTTCTCGAGTGTTacatgacgtttttttttttttttcattactgtAGCCCTTTTATCGATGACTGTTTCTACTTCGCTGTTGACCGTATGTggtgacatttcttttggtaTTTGTGGTGAGTCaagtgttgctttttttcttcttcacaaagaCATTTATCATCTGAGCGTTGACAAAGTAGTGCACCTCCAGCATGGCCATCTCAAATATGGCACgttatttccccccccaaaaatagcATCTTCCCACAATTGTAAATATCCATGCTTAGATGTTTAAGTCACATGTCTTATTAAAATGGTCGTGCAAAAAAACATAACCAACCACAATACTTTAAGTGAATGATCACAGGTGAGCTATTAACAAATGTCCAATCTATGGAGATCTATTTCAGGTCTCCATATTTCTCCAGAGTGGTTTAAAAGAGCAAAATGGATGTCAAATCCTCTGATATTAGAGTGTAACCTAGAGCTATTTGTGATGTACATTCCATGCATAATTATGTGGtcaataaataagatttaatgAGAGTACTAAGTGTGTCTGTATCCCTACATCGGCCTAGGTGTGTAAAGCTCTGGAGAGTTTAGGACCTTCCTTTGGCATCATCTCCCGTGTCAAATG carries:
- the amph gene encoding amphiphysin, coding for MAEIKTGIFAKNVQKRLNRAQEKVLQKLGKADETKDELFEQVVVNFRRQESEGSRLQREMKAYMSAIKGMQQASINLTQSLHEVYEPDWHGKDDIMVIGKDCDAMWEDFHNKLVDSTLLNLDEYLLQFPDLKTRVAKRSRKLIDYDSARHHVETLQLSGMKNDRKVMKADEELKKAQKVFDELNVGLQDELPTLWDSRVGFYISTYKSVTNLEAKFHREISQVCRQLYEVMTQLAEQHSDKMFTIQGAPSDSGPLRLARTPSPTDDESPPESPDAIPNHMLRPVSPGPPRPKSPLQLKKGPPVPPPPKATPTKEVAEEQIINLFGGDFLPAPSLSQPNERPGESLLDMDFDAFQPDESVSPIPQTAVPWDMWAANAQTAESQAADTNFVADWSADFGSLPANEDTPPAVDAPAVGLEGARGEVQGGTQDLPQTDGWQPGADTATPPRDREVATAAEDEVINTFTGFPQETTGQSFFADFDEMNEGPADSKGPPEALVREAADEQDKAPSALEGEKSSSPPAGEGPSSPPAGEGPSSPPAGEGPSSPPAGEGPSSPPAGEGPSSPPAGEGPSSPPAGEGPSSPPAGEKSSSPPAGEHPPAPSSGEELPTREEVEELGGPSVGEEDPPEGSSNKSKPDVAPDNNAKTLPVEAIPSEQMPIPSVVIEPASSNEGDDDRDADIISPTAIGDNGVTPENQKVKHMSPSGGVSGLPDDFLYKVETMHDFEAANSDELELRRGDVVLVVPTASAEDQDAGWLTGIRESEWSALGSGAHRGLFPDNFTQRLE